In Morganella morganii, the following are encoded in one genomic region:
- the fliS gene encoding flagellar export chaperone FliS: MYQRKANQAYQQVNLESEITNASPYQLIRILFNGALSALRRSEIFMEQNDIAAKGKELSKAINIIDNGLKQALDYDAGGELAHNLASLYDYMIMRLLNANIENNVTYVKEVYQLLSDLAATWQQIGANVDER, translated from the coding sequence ATGTATCAGCGCAAGGCAAATCAGGCTTATCAGCAAGTTAATCTTGAAAGTGAAATTACCAATGCCTCGCCTTATCAGTTGATCCGGATTTTGTTTAACGGGGCGCTCAGCGCCCTTCGCCGCAGCGAAATCTTTATGGAGCAAAATGATATTGCCGCCAAAGGTAAGGAACTGTCGAAAGCGATTAATATTATTGATAATGGCCTGAAACAGGCTCTGGATTATGATGCCGGCGGTGAGTTGGCACATAATCTGGCCTCTCTGTATGACTATATGATTATGCGGTTACTCAACGCAAATATCGAAAATAACGTGACCTACGTAAAAGAGGTCTATCAACTGCTCTCCGATCTCGCGGCAACATGGCAACAAATCGGGGCAAATGTGGATGAAAGATAA
- a CDS encoding CrcB family protein, whose translation MNMVILIFIGGAFGAICRELLMLGVPSLHDGFPLDILAANIIASFLLGITAALLQRNRINQYVNALVATGIMGGLSTFSSFVYGTFEIMSSPALLGTGITYLLVSVIGGFAAVMAGLYLGNCVKPGVKNTAE comes from the coding sequence ATGAATATGGTGATTCTTATTTTTATTGGCGGGGCATTCGGCGCAATCTGCCGTGAATTACTGATGCTTGGTGTGCCGTCTCTGCATGACGGATTTCCGCTTGATATTCTGGCGGCTAATATTATTGCCTCATTCCTGCTGGGAATAACGGCGGCATTATTACAGCGCAACCGGATTAATCAGTATGTCAATGCGCTGGTGGCAACCGGTATTATGGGCGGATTGTCCACATTCAGCAGCTTTGTGTACGGAACATTTGAAATAATGTCATCCCCGGCGTTACTGGGTACCGGAATAACTTATTTGCTGGTCAGTGTGATCGGCGGATTTGCAGCTGTCATGGCGGGGTTATATCTGGGAAATTGTGTGAAACCCGGTGTAAAAAATACCGCTGAATAG
- a CDS encoding FliC/FljB family flagellin: protein MAQVINTNVLSLVTQNNLNRSQGVLGTAIERLSSGARINSAKDDAAGQAIANRFTANVKGLTQASRNASDGISLAQVTEGAINEINDNIQRIRELGVQAKNSTNSASDINSIKEEVDQRLAEIDRISEQTQFNGIKVLSGDKKMSFQVGTNDGETIDIDLKKVDREALGLKGMDFSTLSAVYRQEGATKTADEFDDGASTPNKAASFEFSGVTWSAAPTELKEAKDENGVAIKDTYLVTGKIDDGKGGTKDVTYEAKVTGVEKDATGTDYHANVSVDTSREIKVLAAGTKPPADEILKTLDDALAKVDTQRSQLGAFQNRMQSTINNLNNSVNNLSAARSRIQDADFAVEVSNMSRGQILQQAGTSVLAQANQVPQSVLSLLR from the coding sequence ATGGCACAAGTTATTAATACCAATGTTCTGTCACTGGTTACCCAGAATAATTTAAATCGTTCTCAGGGCGTGTTAGGAACTGCCATTGAACGTCTTTCTTCCGGCGCCCGTATTAACAGTGCAAAGGATGATGCTGCAGGTCAGGCGATTGCCAACCGCTTTACCGCCAATGTGAAAGGTCTGACCCAGGCATCCCGTAATGCAAGTGACGGTATTTCACTGGCGCAGGTAACGGAAGGTGCTATCAATGAAATCAACGATAACATCCAGCGTATTCGTGAGCTGGGTGTGCAGGCCAAAAACAGCACTAACTCGGCAAGCGATATCAACTCTATAAAAGAAGAAGTTGACCAGCGCCTGGCAGAGATTGACCGTATTTCAGAACAAACGCAGTTCAACGGCATCAAAGTTTTATCCGGCGATAAAAAAATGAGTTTCCAGGTTGGTACCAATGATGGTGAAACAATCGATATTGATCTGAAGAAAGTTGACCGTGAGGCGCTGGGTCTGAAAGGTATGGATTTCTCCACACTGAGTGCCGTGTATCGTCAGGAAGGTGCAACGAAAACTGCAGATGAATTTGACGATGGTGCCTCAACGCCAAATAAAGCAGCATCATTTGAATTCTCAGGTGTGACCTGGTCTGCCGCACCGACAGAGCTGAAAGAAGCCAAAGATGAAAACGGCGTTGCAATAAAAGATACCTACCTGGTCACCGGTAAAATAGATGACGGTAAAGGGGGAACGAAAGATGTTACTTATGAAGCAAAAGTAACCGGTGTGGAAAAAGATGCTACCGGTACAGATTATCATGCTAACGTCAGTGTTGATACCAGCCGTGAAATCAAGGTACTGGCAGCAGGTACGAAACCTCCGGCAGATGAAATCCTGAAGACGCTGGATGATGCCCTGGCCAAAGTGGATACTCAGCGCAGCCAGCTGGGTGCATTCCAGAACCGTATGCAGTCCACCATCAATAACCTGAACAACTCTGTTAACAACCTGAGTGCCGCACGCAGTCGTATTCAGGATGCCGATTTTGCCGTTGAAGTTTCTAATATGAGTCGTGGCCAGATTCTGCAGCAGGCGGGAACATCAGTGCTGGCGCAGGCAAACCAGGTACCACAGTCAGTACTGAGCTTACTGCGTTAA
- the crcB gene encoding fluoride efflux transporter CrcB: MTAIDIFWVGIGGGSGSLLRWWVGKLTGERYHGHFPLGTFIINISGAFIIGFLSTLFVIDWHDRFGSFLHAAVLTGILGGYTTFSSMQLDAAKLVNSKQRMLAFGYLLISVVAGLAAAALGVWLAA; encoded by the coding sequence ATGACAGCAATTGATATTTTCTGGGTCGGAATCGGCGGCGGCAGCGGTTCATTACTGCGCTGGTGGGTCGGTAAACTGACAGGCGAACGTTATCACGGCCATTTTCCGCTGGGCACCTTTATTATTAATATCTCGGGTGCTTTTATTATCGGCTTCTTAAGCACGTTATTCGTGATTGACTGGCATGACCGCTTCGGTTCATTCCTGCATGCGGCTGTTCTGACCGGTATTCTCGGCGGTTACACCACTTTCAGCAGTATGCAGCTGGATGCGGCAAAACTGGTGAATTCAAAACAACGGATGCTGGCTTTCGGTTATTTGCTTATCTCTGTTGTGGCGGGTCTGGCTGCTGCCGCACTGGGTGTCTGGCTGGCGGCATGA
- a CDS encoding cytochrome b/b6 domain-containing protein has protein sequence MIIFSSLRQFMRIYQSPAVLILHFIIIISVILQILISNWMSVSVTGVIPASGYRLFFTWLHIITGLSFWVSGTLLIALCFHQRGIKHYYPWAFGCFSQIAADCRALLHGKLPESAPGGLATSVQGLGLGALVLVVLSGTAWFILWAAGSAYAGEIRNLHKTLTGLIEAYIIGHGAMGLLHFIVWLRKKSVYDNNQTR, from the coding sequence ATGATAATATTCTCATCTCTGCGGCAGTTTATGCGTATTTATCAGTCACCGGCAGTATTGATATTGCATTTCATTATCATTATATCCGTTATTCTTCAGATTTTGATCAGCAACTGGATGTCTGTTTCCGTCACCGGCGTTATTCCCGCAAGCGGCTATCGCTTATTTTTTACCTGGCTGCATATTATTACCGGTCTTTCATTCTGGGTTTCCGGTACCCTGCTTATTGCTCTCTGCTTTCATCAGCGGGGAATAAAGCACTATTATCCGTGGGCTTTCGGCTGTTTTTCGCAGATAGCGGCAGACTGCCGCGCCCTGCTGCACGGGAAATTACCGGAATCCGCTCCCGGAGGTCTGGCAACCAGCGTTCAGGGGCTGGGTCTCGGTGCACTGGTACTGGTCGTACTATCCGGTACAGCCTGGTTTATATTATGGGCGGCGGGGTCAGCTTATGCCGGTGAAATACGTAACCTGCACAAAACGCTGACGGGACTGATTGAAGCGTATATTATTGGTCATGGTGCAATGGGGTTATTGCATTTTATAGTCTGGCTGCGGAAAAAATCAGTTTATGATAATAATCAAACCCGTTGA
- a CDS encoding DUF4377 domain-containing protein, translating into MKSAYVIAPLFLLMAGCSQNARTDQAAENTRTLYIDSELADCVGVAPMKCMKIKESPDAEWEFFYQSIDGFTYEPGYQYRVSVKTTNVPNPPADAPNIRYQLISVLSKDPVPAKGGKISMANPASVYCEQSGGKTEIVKAASGWTGYCNLPGGERVEEWTYYRKNHK; encoded by the coding sequence ATGAAATCAGCCTATGTTATTGCTCCGCTCTTCTTATTAATGGCAGGATGCAGTCAGAATGCACGGACAGACCAGGCAGCAGAGAATACCAGGACATTATATATTGACTCTGAACTCGCCGATTGCGTGGGTGTTGCGCCGATGAAATGCATGAAAATAAAAGAATCCCCTGATGCAGAGTGGGAATTTTTCTATCAGAGCATCGACGGGTTTACTTATGAGCCGGGATACCAGTACCGGGTGTCCGTTAAAACAACGAATGTTCCTAATCCGCCTGCGGATGCACCGAATATCCGCTATCAGTTAATCTCTGTACTGAGTAAGGATCCTGTACCGGCGAAAGGTGGAAAAATTAGTATGGCAAACCCGGCATCCGTTTATTGTGAACAATCCGGCGGTAAAACAGAAATCGTTAAAGCGGCATCCGGCTGGACCGGTTACTGTAATTTACCGGGTGGTGAGCGGGTTGAGGAATGGACGTATTACCGCAAAAACCATAAATAA
- a CDS encoding MliC family protein produces MRKTLSVSAVALVSALLASPAFAAKTDTYNCDGQKIKVAFPDAKTAVMVYSDEIIVLKEAVAASGARYVGENFQLWSNGKNELNLASISEDDAVKGKVAEDKGRTCKLVK; encoded by the coding sequence ATGCGTAAAACTCTGTCTGTGTCTGCTGTCGCGTTAGTTTCTGCATTACTGGCAAGCCCTGCATTTGCGGCCAAAACGGATACCTATAACTGTGACGGGCAAAAAATTAAAGTTGCTTTCCCGGATGCCAAAACTGCAGTGATGGTATACAGCGATGAAATTATTGTTCTGAAAGAAGCTGTTGCTGCCAGCGGTGCCCGTTATGTCGGCGAAAATTTCCAGCTTTGGTCAAACGGAAAAAATGAACTGAATCTGGCCAGCATCTCAGAGGATGATGCGGTGAAAGGCAAAGTTGCCGAAGATAAAGGCCGTACCTGTAAATTAGTGAAATAA
- a CDS encoding RNA polymerase sigma factor FliA: MSDLYTAEGVINKNSLWERYYPLIRHEALKLQVRLPASVDIDDLIQAGGIGLLHAVERFDAMQGATFATYAVQRIRGAMLDELRGRDWAPRSVRRQAREITKAVRALEQSLGRAATEQEIADSLQMDIAEYRQVLTDTNNSQLFSYDEWHEIHGESCEPVRDDDDGGNPLGLLVDESLRHQVVEAIKQLPEREKLVLTLYYQEELNLKEIGAVLEVGESRVSQLHSQAIKRLRARLKSMK; the protein is encoded by the coding sequence GTGAGTGATTTGTATACCGCCGAAGGTGTTATCAACAAAAATAGCCTGTGGGAGCGTTATTATCCCCTTATCCGGCACGAAGCCCTGAAGTTGCAGGTGAGATTACCGGCAAGCGTTGATATTGACGACTTAATTCAGGCCGGGGGTATCGGCTTACTGCATGCAGTGGAGCGTTTTGACGCCATGCAGGGTGCCACCTTTGCAACCTATGCGGTACAACGGATCCGCGGGGCAATGCTGGATGAATTGCGGGGAAGAGATTGGGCCCCCCGCAGTGTGCGCCGTCAGGCGCGGGAAATAACCAAAGCCGTGCGCGCGCTCGAACAGTCTCTGGGGCGTGCAGCCACAGAGCAGGAAATCGCTGATTCGTTACAGATGGATATCGCAGAATACCGTCAGGTCTTAACCGATACCAATAACAGCCAGCTGTTTTCTTACGATGAGTGGCACGAAATCCACGGTGAGAGCTGCGAACCCGTCCGTGATGATGATGACGGGGGCAACCCGCTCGGTTTGTTGGTAGACGAGAGTTTGCGTCACCAGGTGGTTGAGGCGATAAAACAACTGCCTGAACGTGAAAAACTGGTTCTGACTCTTTACTATCAGGAAGAGCTGAACCTCAAGGAGATAGGCGCAGTGCTGGAAGTGGGGGAATCCCGCGTCAGCCAGTTACACAGCCAGGCAATCAAAAGGCTGCGGGCGCGCTTAAAATCCATGAAGTAA
- a CDS encoding DUF7424 family protein: protein MDVETTVNTDDLVFHEHKLVAGNINVEVPACNDFEDSRKESKSLIRIKEQMPAVFSGAEYKECYKEKFNSYASFIVPVGVGFIADDMKAVNAGIYIFSNDELYAGVMITPETIKRLQSAKKSAPGDLKLQMTLVLEKGKLPIPNIAAMSVFMTGTEAKNKPLIASRVGIVGKEVRFKLSDVSNALLESGNIAPVLYKAEMLEKLVANLKKND from the coding sequence GTGGATGTTGAAACCACGGTAAATACAGATGACCTAGTCTTTCATGAACACAAACTGGTCGCCGGTAATATCAATGTGGAAGTACCGGCCTGTAATGATTTCGAAGATTCACGGAAAGAATCAAAAAGTCTTATCAGAATTAAAGAGCAGATGCCGGCTGTCTTCTCCGGTGCGGAATACAAGGAATGTTATAAAGAGAAATTTAATTCCTATGCCAGTTTTATCGTTCCTGTCGGGGTCGGGTTTATCGCTGATGATATGAAGGCGGTAAATGCCGGGATTTATATTTTTTCAAATGACGAGCTCTATGCCGGTGTGATGATCACGCCGGAAACGATTAAACGTTTGCAGTCGGCCAAAAAGTCTGCTCCCGGTGATCTGAAACTGCAAATGACGCTGGTGCTGGAAAAAGGTAAATTACCGATCCCGAATATTGCGGCGATGAGTGTGTTCATGACCGGTACGGAAGCGAAAAATAAACCGCTGATTGCGAGCCGTGTGGGTATCGTCGGGAAAGAAGTACGCTTTAAGTTATCTGACGTGTCTAATGCGTTACTTGAGAGCGGCAATATTGCACCGGTATTATACAAAGCAGAGATGCTGGAAAAGTTAGTGGCGAATCTGAAGAAAAATGACTAG
- the fliZ gene encoding flagella biosynthesis regulatory protein FliZ, whose protein sequence is MSVSKQKKRPVSRYIKDFKHSQTHCSHCHKTLDRISLVFNGQLINKEAISEMTDMIDDTTWMGLQDKFVALCRFCSEIYCNSATDYFDIMAFKQYLFEETEMSHSTVREYVVCLRRLDELLSSKAFPATTEFSTEIIQAQLSEDLSDSALSNYNIALRKYEQYLDWQGKH, encoded by the coding sequence ATGTCTGTTTCAAAACAAAAGAAACGGCCCGTAAGCCGTTACATTAAAGACTTCAAACACAGTCAGACTCACTGCAGTCATTGTCACAAAACCCTCGACCGCATCTCCCTGGTTTTCAACGGTCAGCTGATCAATAAAGAAGCTATTTCTGAAATGACAGATATGATCGATGACACCACCTGGATGGGATTGCAGGACAAATTTGTGGCACTCTGCCGTTTCTGCAGCGAGATCTACTGCAACAGTGCAACCGATTATTTCGATATCATGGCATTCAAACAGTATCTGTTTGAAGAAACGGAAATGAGCCACAGCACCGTGCGCGAATATGTTGTCTGTCTGCGCCGTCTCGATGAACTGCTGTCCTCCAAAGCCTTCCCGGCCACCACAGAATTCTCCACTGAAATTATCCAGGCTCAGCTGAGTGAAGATTTATCTGACTCCGCCCTGAGCAACTACAACATCGCACTGCGCAAGTACGAACAGTATCTTGACTGGCAGGGTAAACACTGA
- the fliT gene encoding flagellar protein FliT, translating into MKDNQVSIQTTINLHDIYQHVLTLSEELVTLARNSEWDDLIARETDYVCAVEHLTQLSHELEKEQPVTGELVEILQAIIENERVTKIYLQDHLNFLSKEIKQLDQQRVINKSYGQFTDPDYSIHVKPVE; encoded by the coding sequence ATGAAAGATAATCAGGTGAGTATTCAAACGACCATCAATTTACACGATATATATCAACATGTACTGACACTGAGTGAAGAACTCGTTACCCTGGCCAGAAACAGTGAATGGGATGATTTGATTGCCCGTGAAACTGATTATGTTTGTGCAGTTGAACACCTGACACAGTTATCTCATGAACTGGAAAAAGAACAGCCGGTGACCGGCGAACTGGTGGAAATACTGCAGGCTATCATTGAAAATGAACGGGTAACAAAAATTTATTTGCAGGATCACCTCAACTTTCTGAGTAAAGAAATAAAACAGCTTGACCAACAACGGGTGATTAATAAAAGTTACGGGCAATTCACTGACCCGGATTATTCGATTCATGTTAAACCAGTAGAATAA
- the fliE gene encoding flagellar hook-basal body complex protein FliE, with protein MTIQAIEGVVSQLNVTAAQAASQTKPVVDAPGFGDHLISAVNEINTTRVNSAKKVEDFTLGKADISLNDVMVDMQKASLSLQMGIQVRNKLVAAYQEIMSMPV; from the coding sequence ATGACAATTCAGGCAATTGAGGGAGTCGTCTCCCAGCTGAATGTAACAGCAGCACAGGCAGCAAGCCAGACGAAACCGGTCGTTGATGCACCGGGGTTTGGTGATCACCTGATCTCAGCAGTGAATGAGATCAATACCACCCGCGTTAATTCAGCAAAAAAGGTGGAAGATTTCACACTCGGCAAAGCCGATATTTCCCTTAATGATGTTATGGTGGACATGCAGAAAGCGAGCCTGAGCCTGCAAATGGGTATTCAGGTACGTAATAAACTGGTGGCTGCTTATCAGGAAATTATGTCAATGCCGGTGTAA
- the fliD gene encoding flagellar filament capping protein FliD produces the protein MAGIASLGVGANMDLNQQMDMLEKAEMRRLEPLTAQKTACEAQISAFGKLQSSLEKLKSASEALKKYGDISTTKVSEENKYFGVSTTGKAQPGQYDVSIERLAKNQTLSGKGVADGKTSMGNSNAERTVSIKIGDGSDAKKNFDIKLSSDKTSPIEVADAINKADKGVSASVVKDKQGEYHLVLISKTQGTNSAISISVTGDDDLDKAIGGKSEKQTDGTVKFISNGGMKQTTAPENALFTVNGIEQESQTNEVKDAFFGLTLTLKKTTEKDSAGKPITEPLVVSSDIEPAKKKIKEWVDAYNEYQKLCKDLTKYTKTEKGEAADKSNGPLIGDSTVRGIQNTIRGQIRTPNGDGTLNTMSKLGIKQKLDGTLEIDDKVLDKALKENGSSVKEFFAGDGKETGFATENFNYLKKTLDSREGTIHNATDGLEKKKKGIDKRIEQTNKQIENTMDLYRRQFQNLDKMMNSLSGTTQALGRMLG, from the coding sequence ATGGCAGGCATAGCATCGTTAGGCGTCGGCGCAAATATGGACCTTAATCAGCAAATGGACATGCTGGAAAAAGCAGAAATGCGCCGTCTGGAGCCGTTAACTGCCCAAAAAACAGCGTGTGAAGCACAGATTAGTGCTTTCGGAAAGTTACAGTCTTCACTGGAAAAATTAAAATCCGCCTCTGAAGCACTGAAAAAATACGGTGATATCAGTACCACCAAAGTCAGTGAAGAAAATAAATACTTTGGTGTGTCCACCACAGGTAAAGCACAGCCGGGTCAGTATGATGTCAGCATCGAGCGACTGGCTAAAAACCAGACCTTATCCGGAAAAGGTGTTGCTGACGGTAAGACATCAATGGGTAACAGCAACGCTGAACGAACTGTTTCCATTAAAATCGGTGACGGCAGTGATGCGAAAAAGAATTTTGATATAAAACTGAGCAGCGATAAAACATCGCCGATTGAAGTCGCTGATGCCATAAATAAAGCGGATAAAGGCGTCTCTGCTAGTGTGGTAAAAGATAAACAGGGTGAATACCACCTGGTGTTAATCAGTAAAACCCAGGGGACCAATTCTGCTATCAGTATTTCTGTTACCGGCGATGATGATCTGGATAAAGCCATCGGCGGAAAATCAGAAAAACAAACCGACGGTACCGTTAAATTTATCAGTAACGGCGGCATGAAGCAGACGACCGCACCGGAAAACGCACTGTTCACTGTAAATGGTATCGAACAGGAATCACAGACTAACGAAGTCAAAGATGCTTTTTTTGGTCTGACACTGACACTGAAAAAAACCACTGAAAAAGACAGTGCCGGAAAACCAATTACTGAACCGCTGGTTGTTTCTTCTGATATTGAACCGGCCAAAAAGAAAATTAAAGAGTGGGTGGATGCTTATAACGAGTATCAGAAACTCTGTAAAGATCTGACCAAATATACCAAGACAGAAAAAGGTGAGGCGGCGGATAAAAGTAATGGTCCGCTGATTGGTGATTCCACGGTACGCGGTATCCAGAATACTATCCGCGGGCAAATCAGAACACCGAATGGTGACGGTACACTCAACACCATGAGCAAACTCGGTATCAAGCAAAAGTTAGACGGTACCCTGGAGATTGATGACAAAGTTCTGGATAAAGCATTAAAAGAAAATGGTTCCAGTGTTAAAGAGTTCTTTGCGGGGGACGGAAAAGAGACCGGTTTTGCCACTGAAAACTTTAATTATCTGAAAAAGACATTAGACAGCCGTGAAGGTACGATTCATAACGCCACCGACGGTCTGGAGAAAAAGAAAAAAGGTATCGATAAACGTATCGAACAAACCAATAAACAGATCGAAAACACCATGGATCTGTATCGCCGTCAGTTCCAGAATCTGGACAAAATGATGAACTCCCTGAGTGGCACCACACAAGCACTCGGCAGAATGTTAGGTTAA
- a CDS encoding FliC/FljB family flagellin, with the protein MAQVINTNVLSLVTQNNLNRSQGVLGTAIERLSSGARINSAKDDAAGQAIANRFTANVKGLAQASRNANDGISIAQTAEGAVNEINDNIQRIRELTVQAKNGTNSKSDIGSIQEEVNERLSEIKRISEQTQFNGIKVLEQGTKMNFQVGANDGEVIELDMQKIDLAKLGLKDFELPTYTALKSDTKLDATAEKAEAAKVDATFTTVDLKGHELFETATGTIVAKKGADYFEVKTFEKDGTTATQGNLVVGDKLTDIKSKADADKVNDATTKKLDEALKTVDSYRSKLGAFQNRMQSTINNLNNSVNNLSAARSRIQDADFATEVSNMSRGQILQQAGTAVLAQANQVPQGVLSLLR; encoded by the coding sequence ATGGCACAGGTTATCAATACTAACGTTCTGTCTCTGGTTACTCAGAACAACTTAAACCGTTCACAGGGCGTATTAGGCACTGCAATTGAGCGTCTGTCTTCAGGTGCCCGCATCAACAGCGCAAAAGATGACGCTGCAGGCCAGGCAATCGCCAACCGTTTCACCGCTAACGTAAAAGGCCTGGCACAGGCTTCCCGTAACGCTAACGACGGTATCTCTATCGCACAGACTGCTGAAGGTGCTGTTAACGAAATCAACGACAACATCCAGCGTATCCGTGAACTGACCGTTCAGGCGAAAAACGGTACTAACTCCAAGAGCGATATCGGTTCTATCCAGGAAGAAGTGAACGAGCGCCTGTCAGAAATCAAACGTATTTCTGAACAAACTCAGTTCAACGGCATTAAAGTGCTGGAGCAGGGCACTAAAATGAACTTCCAGGTTGGTGCAAACGACGGTGAAGTCATTGAACTGGATATGCAGAAAATTGATCTGGCTAAACTGGGTCTGAAAGATTTCGAACTGCCGACTTATACTGCTCTGAAATCAGATACTAAGCTTGATGCAACAGCAGAAAAAGCAGAGGCTGCTAAAGTAGATGCAACATTTACGACTGTTGATCTGAAAGGCCACGAACTGTTTGAAACAGCAACCGGTACTATCGTTGCTAAGAAAGGTGCGGATTATTTTGAAGTGAAAACCTTCGAAAAAGACGGAACTACAGCGACACAAGGTAACCTGGTCGTTGGTGATAAACTGACTGATATCAAGTCCAAAGCAGATGCTGACAAAGTCAACGATGCAACCACCAAAAAACTGGACGAAGCACTGAAAACTGTTGACTCATACCGTTCAAAACTGGGTGCATTCCAGAACCGTATGCAGTCTACCATCAACAACCTGAACAACTCTGTTAACAACCTGAGCGCAGCACGCAGCCGTATCCAGGACGCAGACTTCGCAACAGAAGTGTCTAACATGAGCCGTGGTCAGATCCTGCAGCAGGCGGGTACCGCTGTTCTGGCACAGGCAAACCAGGTTCCTCAGGGTGTTCTGAGCCTGTTACGTTAA